From the genome of Nicotiana tabacum cultivar K326 chromosome 2, ASM71507v2, whole genome shotgun sequence:
GATACAAACCATTAGCCTGAACAATAATCTAAACAACACTTAGAACAATATTCATTTGCATAAAATCACTTCAAGTCAAATAAGAGGTTTGAATTCACCAAAAACCAACACCTAGAATTTCATCAAAAACCAATAGCTTGTTAACAAAAAACCAACAACCATAACAACAACCTTAATGTAAGTTCTTAACACAAAGACACCTACCCTTCACAATTTGACGCCATCttcaatttcttctttttcttgcttCATCTTGGATATCCTTGAGTGTGACAACTGGTTTCCCCTTCCAAGTTGCCTTAGTTGGTGAGTAAGAAAAATTTGATGGAACTGCCACACCAACTGCATCTTCACAAAATTGAATTCTTCTTGTTCCTGTTGGTGGCGTTACATTCAGCTTTCTAACTGCAAGTCTTGTTTCTGATTCAACAATAACCAGTGGCCTTATAGGTGGATCTTCATCGGTACCAATAACAGGACCATAGCCTTGTGATAAACAAGTAGTGGCATAAGAGGATTCTTGTGTCTTTTCTGTCACAGGTTCACTGTCAAAGTCCATTCCTTCATCTTTGGGAGTAGCAGATGCAAGTGAAAATTCTGGAGCTGAGATCTGACTTGAACCACCTTTCTGGTATTTTTTTCCTTGATTTTGAAGTCTCTGTAGTGGTTTTCTCCTAGCACCCAAAAACAATTATTAGAAGTTGTGACAACTCCCTTGAATTGTGACAAATCAGAATTCTTAGAAACCGTGGCACATCAGAATTCTTTACCTTGAAACAACCCCTAGCATTGTGGTTTTCACCACCACAATTGCTGTCTGTCATCACAACTCCCTTCCTTGAGTAACTCCACTCCCCAACCCTCTTCTTTGCTTCATCTAGTTCCCTGGTTCTTTTCACTCTAGGTCTGCCCACATTCTTGGAAACATCAGGAGGTTCCATTGCCTGAGCTGGTTCTACTTTCCAAAATTTCCCCCTAACTGGCTGGAGCTTGTGATTGTAAGTCAATGAATATGCTTCTTTGCTATAGTACTAGTGGATTTATGACAGTGGCTTACCCTAccaaagtaaaaatatattagtAATTAGATAACATTAGAATGATTCAGTGAAAGATAGTTGTGTCTCATACCTTGTCATACAATATAGCCTTGATTTCATGGGGGCATGGGATACCAGATAATTGCTACACTCTATTGCATCTTTTCTTTTTAAGATCCACAATATGTCTATCATCACCTTCACTAATTTCATATCTAAAGTCGCCATTAAACTCAACCTTGTAGTAATGTGCTATTGCCTTATAGTCATTATACAACTTCAAAGCATATGGACTGAAGTCACCATTCTATTTACTAATGTCATCTCCATTTGTAGCCAACAAATTCATAACCTTTATCCTTATCTCCTCTAATATCTTGATGATTGGCATATGTCTTGATATCAGAATCCATGCATTGAATAATTCAGTGAAATTATTGTCAACCATCATGTTTTTACACCGAGTATCAACATATGCTCTGCACTAAGCTTGTGGTGGATAATGCAATAGGTATTTAGCAGCAACAGTACCATAAGATATCTCATCCAACTTCTTGAGTTGATCTTTGAAATCTTCTTCATAAGTGCTCCAAGCACTCCACTATAAAAGTTTCTTCATCTGTTCACTTCTCCATTTTTTCTGCCAATTAGCTTCAATATGTCACACACAAAACCTGTGGTGAGCATTAGAAAGTACATTCCTCACATCATCAAGTAAACCCTATTGACAAAAGAAACATAAATGTGAGAAAGCAAAATAGACagaatagaaaaagaaaacaaataaaagatgAAAGTAATACCTTTTGCATATCTGAGATGAAAGTAACTCCATGACCATCATTTAGATCCACAGAAAGCTTCAGAAGCTCGATAAACCATCCTCAAGTTCTAGCATTTTGTCTACCACAACCCATGCAAGTGGGTAAAAATGATTCATGTTATCTTGACCAATAGCCACTAGCAACTGGCCCTTATATCTCCCCATAAGAAAAGTACCATCCAGCCCAATAAATAGTCTCAAGCCATCTTTCCAATCCATTTTCAATGCATTGAAGCATATATACATCcttaagaactttcttttccctTCTTCAAGAACATCTTTAGAAATATTAATTACAACATCAGTGCCAGGATTAGATTGTCTAAGTTCTTGCCCATAGGCCTCAAGTTTCTTGTAGTCATCAACAAAACTGCCCTCTAACTTCTTAAGTGCCAAATTCTTGCCCCTTTTAAGCTTAGACATGGACACATTTAATTCAAACCCAGTCTCTAAATCATCTTTCATTTCCTTCAGGCTATATTGAGGATTGTACGACACTTTTCTCTTAAATAGGTGTGCTAAAGTATTCTGATCAACCCTAGGATTTTTGAAACAATGATGACATGTATAGACATCTTTCCATGTCTTCATTTGA
Proteins encoded in this window:
- the LOC107831069 gene encoding uncharacterized protein LOC107831069, whose product is MTFKDIKEARRAVNFYALANRRGLQVIKTDSTRASYKCATDCPFRCYISQDGNSDSYQMKTWKDVYTCHHCFKNPRVDQNTLAHLFKRKVSYNPQYSLKEMKDDLETGFELNVSMSKLKRGKNLALKKLEGSFVDDYKKLEAYGQELRQSNPGTDVVINISKDVLEEGKRKFLRMYICFNALKMDWKDGLRLFIGLDGTFLMGRYKGQLLVAIGQDNMNHFYPLAWVVVDKMLELEDDMQKGLLDDVRNWSAWSTYEEDFKDQLKKLDEISYGTVAAKYLLHYPPQA